A single genomic interval of Cervus elaphus chromosome 19, mCerEla1.1, whole genome shotgun sequence harbors:
- the LOC122675992 gene encoding dnaJ homolog subfamily C member 13-like: MTADKLIGPKVRITLMKFLPSVFMDAMRDNPEAAVHIFEGTHENPELIWNDSSRDKVSTTVREMMLEHFKNQQDNPDVNWKLPEDFAVVFGEAEGELAVGGVFLRIFIAQPAWVLRKPREFLTALLEKLTELLEKNSPHGETLETLTMATVCLFSAQPQLADQVPPLGHLPKIIQAMNHRNNAIPKSAI, encoded by the coding sequence ATGACAGCAGATAAACTAATAGGTCCAAAGGTTCGAATTACATTGATGAAATTTCTCCCAAGCGTTTTTATGGATGCCATGAGAGACAACCCTGAAGCTGCTGTCCATATTTTTGAAGGAACTCATGAAAATCCTGAGTTAATTTGGAATGATAGTTCCAGAGATAAAGTGTCCACGACAGTTAGAGAAATGATGCTCGAGCACTTTAAAAATCAGCAAGACAACCCTGACGTAAACTGGAAGTTGCCTGAAGATTTTGCTGTGGTCTTTGGAGAAGCAGAAGGTGAACTTGCTGTTGGAGGAGTTTTCTTGAGAATCTTCATTGCACAGCCAGCTTGGGTTCTAAGAAAGCCTAGAGAATTTCTTACTGCACTGCTGGAAAAGCTAACTGAGCTTCTAGAGAAGAACAGTCCTCATGGAGAGACTCTGGAAACTTTGACAATGGCAACAGTATGTCTTTTCAGTGCACAGCCTCAGCTGGCTGATCAGGTTCCACCATTGGGCCATCTTCCCAAAATTATCCAGGCGATGAATCATAGGAACAACGCCATTCCTAAGAGTGCCATTTGA
- the LOC122675991 gene encoding dnaJ homolog subfamily C member 13-like gives MLTPYVARKLAVISATEILKMLNSNTESPYLIWNNSTRAELLEFLESQQENMIKKGDCDKTYGAEFVYSDHAKELIVGEIFVRVYNEVPTFPLEVPKAFVASLLDYIGSQAQYLHTFLAITHAAKVESEQHGDRLPRVEMALEALRNVIKYNPGSESECIGHFKLIFSLLRVHGAGQVQQLALEVVNIVTSNQDCVNNIAESMVLSNLLALLHSLPSSRQLVLETLYALTSSTKIIKEAMARGALIYLLDMFCNSTHPQV, from the coding sequence ATGCTGACCCCCTATGTTGCTAGAAAACTTGCTGTGATTAGTGCTACGGAGATTTTGAAGATGCTTAACAGTAACACAGAGAGCCCCTATTTGATATGGAACAATTCTACAAGAGCAGAACTACTTGAATTTCTTGAATCTCAACAGGAAAACATGATTAAAAAAGGTGACTGTGATAAAACTTATGGAGCAGAATTTGTCTACAGTGATCATGCCAAAGAACTTATTGTAGGGGAGATTTTTGTCAGGGTCTATAATGAAGTCCCTACTTTCCCACTTGAGGTTCCAAAAGCATTTGTTGCAAGTCTCTTGGATTATATAGGTTCCCAGGCCCAGTACCTTCACACCTTCCTGGCTATCACTCATGCTGCAAAAGTGGAGTCAGAGCAACATGGAGACCGCTTGCCAAGAGTTGAAATGGCTTTGGAGGCTCTgagaaatgttataaaatataatcCAGGCTCTGAAAGTGAATGCATTGGtcattttaagttaatattttctcttcttcgaGTCCATGGAGCTGGTCAAGTACAGCAGCTGGCTTTAGAGGTTGTGAATATAGTGACATCTAATCAAGATTGTGTCAACAATATTGCTGAATCAATGGTTTTGTCCAATTTATTGGCTCTTCTGCATTCTTTGCCATCAAGTCGTCAGCTTGTTCTGGAGACTCTTTATGCTTTGACATCAAGTACAAAAATTATCAAAGAAGCAATGGCAAGAGGAGCTTTGATTTATTTACTAGACATGTTCTGCAATTCAACACATCCACAGGTTTGA